One Brassica napus cultivar Da-Ae chromosome C4, Da-Ae, whole genome shotgun sequence genomic region harbors:
- the LOC106396272 gene encoding bifunctional enolase 2/transcriptional activator: protein MATITVVKARQIFDSRGNPTVEVDVHTSTGVKVTAAVPSGASTGIYEALELRDGGSDYLGKGVSKAVGNVNNIIGPALIGKDPTQQTAIDNFMVHELDGTQNEWGWCKQKLGANAILAVSLAVCKAGAVVSGIPLYKHIANLAGNPKIVLPVPAFNVINGGSHAGNKLAMQEFMILPIGASSFKEAMKMGVEVYHNLKSVIKKKYGQDATNVGDEGGFAPNIQENKEGLELLKTAIEKAGYTGKVVIGMDVAASEFYSSDKTYDLNFKEENNNGSQKISGDALKDLYKSFVAEYPIVSIEDPFDQDDWEHYAKMTAECGDNVQIVGDDLLVTNPKRVAKAIAEKSCNALLLKVNQIGSVTESIEAVKMSKRAGWGVMASHRSGETEDTFIADLSVGLSTGQIKTGAPCRSERLAKYNQLLRIEEELGSEAVYAGANFRKPVEPY from the exons ATGGCCACTATCACCGTCGTTAAAGCTAGGCAGATCTTCGACAGCCGTGGCAACCCCACCGTTGAG GTTGATGTACACACATCCACTGGTGTCAAGGTAACAGCAGCGGTTCCTAGTGGAGCTTCCACTGGTATCTACGAGGCTCTCGAGCTCAGGGATGGTGGCTCTGACTATCTTGGAAAGGGTGTTTCTAAG GCTGTTGGCAACGTGAACAACATCATTGGCCCAGCTTTGATTGGAAAG GACCCAACTCAGCAGACTGCTATTGACAACTTCATGGTCCACGAACTTGATGGAACCCAGAACGAGTGGGGTTGGTGCAAGCAAAAG CTTGGAGCTAATGCTATCCTTGCTGTGTCTCTTGCCGTCTGCAAGGCTGGAGCCGTTGTCAGTGGCATTCCTCTCTACAAG CACATTGCCAATCTCGCTGGTAACCCCAAGATTGTTCTACCTGTTCCTGCCTTCAACGTCATCAATGGTGGTTCACATGCCGGAAACAAGCTTGCTATGCAG GAGTTTATGATTCTCCCTATTGGAGCTTCTTCTTTCAAAGAAGCCATGAAAATGGGTGTTGAAGTTTACCACAACTTGAAG tctgtgatcaagaagaagtatGGTCAGGATGCCACAAACGTTGGTGATGAAGGTGGCTTTGCACCAAACATTCAGGAAAACAAGGAAGGTCTTGAATTGCTTAAGACTGCCATTGAAAAGGCTGGCTACACTGGCAAGGTTGTCATTGGAATGGATGTTGCCGCTTCAGAGTTTTACTCATCAGACAAGACCTACGACTTGAACTTCAAAGAAGAG AACAACAATGGCTCTCAGAAGATTTCTGGTGATGCACTAAAGGACCTCTACAAGTCCTTTGTCGCTGAGTACCCAATTGTGTCTATTGAGGATCCCTTCGACCAAGATGACTGGGAGCACTACGCTAAGATGACCGCTGAGTGTGGAGACAATGTTCAGATTGTCGGTGATGATTTGTTGGTCACCAACCCCAAG AGGGTTGCTAAGGCAATTGCAGAAAAGTCTTGCAATGCTCTTCTCTTGAAG GTTAACCAAATCGGGTCAGTGACCGAGAGTATTGAGGCAGTGAAGATGTCTAAGAGAGCAGGATGGGGAGTGATGGCCAGCCACAGAAGTGGTGAAACAGAGGACACCTTCATTGCTGACCTATCTGTTGGCTTGTCCACT GGACAAATCAAGACGGGAGCTCCTTGCAGATCCGAGCGTCTAGCCAAGTACAACCAG CTTTTGCGTATTGAGGAGGAGTTGGGATCAGAGGCTGTATACGCTGGAGCTAACTTCCGCAAACCTGTGGAGCCCTACTAG